From the genome of Impatiens glandulifera chromosome 9, dImpGla2.1, whole genome shotgun sequence, one region includes:
- the LOC124916533 gene encoding NDR1/HIN1-like protein 3 — MGESKQPHLNGAYYGPSIPPPSKTHHRHGRGSCCGCLCGCLFSLIFKILCTILVTIGLIVLVLWLVFRPNQVKFYATDATLTQFDLSTTNNTLYYNLALNLIIRNPNKRVGVYYDQIEASAYYEDERLQTKDLQRFYQGHKNTANVSTEFQGQSVVVLQGSDRTSYDSEKLSGIYSIDLKLKLRIRLKAWWFKTPRFTSKVECDLKIPLNSNMNGGSFQSKRCDIDW, encoded by the coding sequence ATGGGAGAATCTAAACAGCCACACCTGAATGGAGCATACTATGGTCCTTCGATTCCACCGCCGTCCAAAACCCATCACAGGCACGGTCGCGGCTCTTGTTGCGGCTGCCTCTGCGGCTGTCTCTTCAGtctcattttcaaaatcctCTGCACAATTCTGGTCACCATAGGTCTTATCGTCTTGGTTCTCTGGCTCGTCTTCCGCCCTAATCAGGTCAAATTCTACGCCACCGATGCTACTCTCACTCAGTTCGATCTTTCCACCACAAACAACACTCTCTATTACAACCTCGCTCTAAACCTCATCATTCGAAACCCTAACAAACGCGTCGGAGTCTACTACGACCAAATTGAGGCCAGCGCCTATTACGAAGACGAGCGGTTACAGACTAAGGATCTGCAGAGATTCTATCAGGGACACAAGAACACGGCCAATGTGAGCACCGAGTTTCAGGGGCAGAGTGTGGTGGTTTTGCAGGGATCCGATAGAACGAGTTACGATTCGGAGAAGTTATCGGGGATTTATAGCATTGATTTGAAGCTTAAACTCCGAATCCGATTGAAGGCATGGTGGTTCAAGACGCCGAGATTTACCAGCAAGGTCGAGTGCGATCTGAAGATACCTTTGAATTCCAACATGAATGGCGGTTCGTTTCAGAGCAAGAGGTGTGATATTGACTGGTAG